From Syntrophorhabdaceae bacterium, one genomic window encodes:
- the porB gene encoding pyruvate synthase subunit PorB yields the protein MMLPNIDIYAANTVTREEFAVSGHRACQGCAEILAVRLALKGFGKNTIVAMATGCMEIISTPLPLTDWRLPWIHVAFENAAAVASGVESALKILTEKGKIPRKDIHVVAIGGDGGTSDIGLQALSGALERGHKFTYICVDNEAYMNTGIQRSSSTPYGAMTTTSPPGKRSIGQATQKKNMPKIAAAHNIPYVATACPSYPFDLLAKVKKARMVNGPSYLHILSVCPTGWRIPSDLAIRYGRLAVETGVFPLYEVENGKYRLTYNPEPLRHVVDYMNGQGRFRHLTVKTISLIQEKVKKDWERMKYLCGLK from the coding sequence CGGCCACCGGGCGTGCCAGGGATGCGCGGAGATACTGGCAGTGCGCCTGGCATTAAAGGGATTCGGGAAGAACACCATTGTAGCAATGGCGACAGGGTGTATGGAGATCATTTCCACTCCGCTTCCCCTTACCGACTGGCGTCTTCCCTGGATCCATGTTGCCTTTGAGAATGCAGCCGCCGTTGCCTCCGGTGTCGAATCGGCGCTTAAGATCCTCACAGAAAAAGGGAAGATACCCCGGAAGGATATCCATGTTGTTGCCATTGGAGGAGATGGCGGGACCAGCGACATCGGTCTCCAGGCGCTCTCCGGAGCACTGGAACGTGGACACAAGTTCACCTACATCTGCGTCGACAACGAGGCCTATATGAATACCGGTATCCAGCGTTCTTCATCCACGCCCTACGGTGCCATGACAACGACCAGTCCTCCGGGGAAACGGAGCATCGGGCAGGCAACGCAGAAGAAGAACATGCCCAAGATCGCTGCTGCCCACAATATCCCCTACGTCGCGACAGCCTGTCCTTCCTATCCCTTCGACCTCCTCGCAAAGGTCAAGAAGGCGCGGATGGTCAACGGACCGTCCTATCTCCATATCCTCTCTGTCTGTCCCACGGGCTGGCGGATACCCTCTGACCTTGCCATACGGTACGGGAGACTGGCGGTTGAAACCGGTGTATTCCCCCTCTACGAGGTGGAAAACGGCAAATACAGATTAACGTATAACCCCGAGCCGTTACGTCATGTTGTAGACTACATGAACGGCCAGGGCAGGTTCAGGCACCTGACTGTAAAAACGATTTCCCTGATACAGGAAAAGGTAAAGAAAGATTGGGAAAGGATGAAATATCTCTGTGGTTTGAAGTAA